The Bacteroidia bacterium genomic interval CCATATCATTGATAAAAGCCATAAGCTTTACATTGGGATGCTTCTGAACCCTGGCATTTAGGGCTTCGAAATAGCGCTTTCCACACTGCCAGATGATCTGTACATCCGCTTCGATGATCTGCTGCAATCCCCCTTCAAGCGCCTCATTGATCTTCATCGCTCCCAAAGAACCTCCCAAACTCAAGAGAATGGGCTTATTAGGATCCAGATCAAATTTCTTGGCTGCTTCCGCTCTATCAATCAGTTTGAATTCGCGGATTGGATTGCCAGTAACGACGATCTTGCTTTTGTCAAAGTACTTGGCTGCATCTCCATTGCCGAGCAAAATTTTCTCTGCTTTGGGAGCTAGCCATTTGTTTACCAAACCGGGGTATGCATTCTGCTCACAGATAAAGAGCGGTACATTTTTTCCGGCGGCTACTCTTCCCAGAGGACCACTTGCATATCCTCCAACTCCTACAACAGCTTCCGGCTTGAATCTTCTTACAATCTTGCCGGATTGCATAAGGCTGCTGATGAGTTTGATGGGGAATGAAAGATTCCTCCAGATGTTTTTCAGGCTGAGCTGTCTGTGTATTCCGCTGATCCAAACCGTTTCGATCGGATAATTGTACTGCGGAACGACACGAGTTTCCATTCCTCCTTTGGCCCCTACGAACAAGATATCAGCATCAGGATCGCGACGTTTGATTTCGTTTGCGATGGAAACGGCCGGGAAAATATGCCCGCCTGTTCCGCCTCCTGATATGATGATTCTTTTATTCATTAATAATGTGTTCTTGTGTTCTCGTATTCTTTTGTTCTCGATTTAGATTCTGGCGCTCCTGAACACATGAACACCAGAACACTTCTTATTTGTTAGGTAAATCTTAATTGTGTTCTTAATCCTTCTCCTCTTTTCTTTCCTTTATTTTCTATCGCATCCCTGCTTACACTCAGGATGATCCCCAAAGAGATACAGGTGATCAGGATAGAGGTTCCTCCTTTACTTATCAGGGGCAGGGTAAATCCGGTAACGGGTAATATTCCCACGGTTACGCCCATATTTATCATCGCCTGTAAGACCAGTATAAATGCCAGTCCCGAAGCCATTAATGCTCCAAAGGTTCTACTCATAGTTGCAATACTTACACTGCGGAATAATAGGAGCAGATAGAGCAGGACAATAAATATTCCTCCCATAAGTCCGTATTCCTCAATGATAATGGCATAGATATAATCCGCATCTGCTTCAGGCAGATAGTTTCTTTGGGCGCTTTTCCCTACTCCTTTTCCAAGCAATCCACTAGTAGCTATTGCGATGTGGGCCTGTGTAATCTGAACATTAGGGGTATAATCCGAATCTACCATACGCATCACATAATCATCCCAACGAGCTTTCCAGGTGGCAGAACGTTTTGCGGTACTGTTCAAGATTCCTAATCCCATGACACCTACCAAAATCAGCAAACCGATATATTTTACATCTACCCCTGCGATGAACATGACCATTACACTGGCTATAAACATCAACATGGCAGTACTCAAGTCAGATGGCGCAATCAATCCGCAGATGACTGTT includes:
- the murG gene encoding undecaprenyldiphospho-muramoylpentapeptide beta-N-acetylglucosaminyltransferase encodes the protein MNKRIIISGGGTGGHIFPAVSIANEIKRRDPDADILFVGAKGGMETRVVPQYNYPIETVWISGIHRQLSLKNIWRNLSFPIKLISSLMQSGKIVRRFKPEAVVGVGGYASGPLGRVAAGKNVPLFICEQNAYPGLVNKWLAPKAEKILLGNGDAAKYFDKSKIVVTGNPIREFKLIDRAEAAKKFDLDPNKPILLSLGGSLGAMKINEALEGGLQQIIEADVQIIWQCGKRYFEALNARVQKHPNVKLMAFINDMAAAYSAADLIVSRAGGSTISELIALSKPAILVPSPNVAEDHQTKNALSLSEKEAAVLVKDVEAKGKLIPEALSILGDENKLKTLTGKIEAMEKHNAAAEIVDEIYKQAYQ
- a CDS encoding FtsW/RodA/SpoVE family cell cycle protein, coding for MSWILTRLKGDKMIWITVFMIVLVSVLALYSAGSARAYRIYGGDTEGMVLRHAFLLGAGLLIMFVVHLLNYRIFAKLSNGLLLVTIPLLIYTIASGSETNETARWISIFGTSFQPSDLAKITLMIYLAKLLTMRQDVIKDFTEGFLPALFWVTVICGLIAPSDLSTAMLMFIASVMVMFIAGVDVKYIGLLILVGVMGLGILNSTAKRSATWKARWDDYVMRMVDSDYTPNVQITQAHIAIATSGLLGKGVGKSAQRNYLPEADADYIYAIIIEEYGLMGGIFIVLLYLLLLFRSVSIATMSRTFGALMASGLAFILVLQAMINMGVTVGILPVTGFTLPLISKGGTSILITCISLGIILSVSRDAIENKGKKRGEGLRTQLRFT